A DNA window from Mycolicibacter terrae contains the following coding sequences:
- a CDS encoding MFS transporter has translation MCADRRGFGPGVQLALATWVSVICFWAWNLIGPLSTQYAAQMNLTTLTQSLMVATPILVGALGRIVTGPMTDRLGGRTMFIAVSLASIAPVLAVGIAATIGSYLLMVVAAFFLGVAGTVFAIGIPFANNWFAPTRRGFATGVFGMGMAGTAVSAFFTPRLVTWVGLFTTHLIVAVTLAATALLCVLVMRNGPYFEPNVAPVVPKLRAAARLRVTWEMSLLYALVFGGFVAFSSYLPIYIKTIYEFSQVGAGERTAAFALAAVLARLLGGSLADHIAPKYVVLASLAGIAVQTLVSVFKPPADIWSGLTFLPLAVALGIGTGGVFAWVARRAPAGSVGSVTGIVAAFGGLGGYFPPLVMGATYDPVHNSYAVGLLMLVATAVILFIYTAVFLRAREPVNALPA, from the coding sequence ATGTGTGCGGACCGTCGTGGCTTCGGCCCGGGCGTGCAACTGGCCCTGGCCACCTGGGTCTCGGTGATCTGTTTCTGGGCGTGGAATCTGATCGGCCCGCTGTCGACGCAGTACGCCGCGCAGATGAACCTGACCACCCTGACCCAGTCGCTGATGGTGGCGACCCCGATCCTGGTCGGCGCGCTGGGACGGATCGTCACCGGGCCGATGACCGACCGGCTGGGTGGGCGCACCATGTTCATCGCGGTGTCGCTCGCCTCGATCGCACCGGTGCTGGCGGTGGGTATCGCCGCCACGATCGGCTCGTATCTGCTTATGGTGGTGGCCGCGTTCTTCCTCGGGGTGGCCGGCACCGTGTTCGCGATCGGAATTCCGTTCGCCAACAACTGGTTTGCCCCGACTCGGCGCGGCTTCGCCACCGGGGTGTTCGGGATGGGCATGGCCGGCACCGCGGTGTCGGCCTTCTTCACCCCGCGGTTGGTGACATGGGTCGGCCTGTTCACCACCCACCTCATCGTCGCAGTCACCTTGGCGGCGACCGCGCTGCTGTGCGTCCTGGTGATGCGCAACGGGCCATACTTCGAGCCGAACGTCGCTCCGGTGGTGCCCAAGCTGCGGGCCGCTGCGAGACTCCGGGTCACCTGGGAGATGTCGCTGCTGTATGCCCTGGTGTTCGGCGGATTCGTGGCGTTCAGCAGCTACCTGCCGATCTACATCAAGACGATCTATGAGTTCTCGCAGGTCGGAGCGGGGGAGCGCACTGCGGCGTTCGCGCTGGCGGCGGTGCTGGCCCGGCTGCTCGGGGGATCGCTGGCCGACCACATCGCGCCCAAGTACGTGGTGTTGGCCTCGCTGGCCGGTATCGCAGTGCAGACCCTGGTCTCGGTGTTCAAGCCGCCGGCCGACATCTGGTCTGGCCTGACGTTCCTGCCGCTGGCGGTGGCGCTCGGTATCGGCACCGGCGGGGTGTTCGCCTGGGTGGCGCGTCGCGCGCCGGCCGGCTCGGTCGGTTCGGTCACCGGGATCGTCGCGGCCTTCGGCGGCTTGGGCGGCTATTTCCCGCCGCTGGTGATGGGGGCGACCTACGACCCGGTGCACAACAGCTACGCGGTGGGATTGTTGATGCTGGTCGCCACGGCGGTGATCCTGTTCATCTACACCGCGGTGTTCCTGCGCGCCCGCGAACCGGTAAACGCGCTACCGGCTTAG
- a CDS encoding DoxX family protein yields the protein MTTHTDHTKRSRTWIIGAVITVLLGLFFAFDAIPKIAGMKFAREGTEALGFSPDKTAVIGWVLLVCLIVFLIPRTAVLGALGLTAYLGGAVTVNLLTDKPLAGFVLSGVYVGVLLWIGLILRRPELLRVLGLRRE from the coding sequence ATGACGACTCACACCGACCACACCAAGCGTTCCCGGACCTGGATCATCGGCGCCGTGATCACCGTCCTGCTCGGGCTGTTCTTCGCCTTCGACGCCATCCCGAAGATCGCCGGCATGAAATTCGCCCGCGAAGGCACCGAAGCGCTCGGCTTCTCCCCGGATAAGACCGCGGTCATCGGCTGGGTGCTGCTGGTGTGCCTGATCGTCTTCCTGATCCCCCGCACCGCGGTGCTGGGTGCATTGGGCCTGACCGCGTATCTGGGCGGGGCGGTGACGGTCAACCTGCTTACCGACAAGCCGTTGGCCGGTTTCGTGTTGTCCGGGGTGTATGTCGGCGTGCTGCTGTGGATCGGGCTCATCCTGCGGCGGCCGGAGTTGCTGCGGGTGCTGGGGCTTCGACGCGAGTGA
- a CDS encoding FadR/GntR family transcriptional regulator — translation MPLITTRRTCLVDQVIDQLRASVTGGEWPVDSRIPPEPELAEALGVGRNTVREAVRALAHAGILEVRQGDGTYVRATSEVSGAVRRLCGSELRDVLQVRRCLEVEGARLAAVARTDEDLAELRALLERRDGHQQQGRDEDFARADTDFHRAVVRSSHNPVLAELYCGLTEVVIASVATTSGKPVQADQIRHRGLLEAIVAGDVEAAGREAGGFLDELLDQLPAR, via the coding sequence GTGCCGTTAATCACCACCCGCCGCACGTGCCTGGTCGATCAGGTGATTGACCAGCTCCGGGCCTCGGTGACCGGCGGGGAATGGCCAGTCGATTCTCGAATCCCCCCCGAACCGGAACTCGCCGAGGCGCTCGGGGTCGGCCGCAACACCGTGCGTGAGGCGGTCCGGGCGCTGGCCCACGCCGGCATTCTGGAGGTCCGTCAGGGCGACGGGACCTACGTGCGGGCCACCAGCGAGGTGTCCGGCGCCGTGCGTCGGTTGTGCGGCTCTGAGCTGCGCGACGTGTTGCAGGTGCGGCGTTGCCTGGAGGTCGAGGGGGCACGGCTGGCCGCCGTCGCCCGCACCGACGAAGACCTGGCCGAGTTGCGCGCACTGCTGGAGCGCCGCGACGGTCACCAGCAACAGGGTCGAGATGAGGACTTCGCCCGGGCGGACACCGATTTCCACCGCGCCGTGGTCCGCTCCTCGCACAACCCGGTGTTGGCCGAGCTGTACTGCGGGCTCACCGAAGTGGTCATCGCCAGCGTGGCCACGACGAGCGGAAAACCGGTGCAGGCGGACCAGATCCGGCACCGGGGCTTGCTGGAGGCGATCGTCGCGGGCGACGTCGAGGCGGCCGGGCGCGAGGCGGGTGGATTCCTCGACGAACTGTTAGACCAGTTGCCGGCCCGCTGA
- a CDS encoding CynX/NimT family MFS transporter produces MAAGGALLTVAVVLTALNLRPAITSVGPLLPEMRGALGASDTWAGVLTTLPGLCFAAAGLAAPWLSRRIGLARTVSAALLTLVAGLLIRVCDGALVVLGGTLIATAGIALINVLIPVIIRGSFPAQVGLMTGIYTAALQGGGALGSAVTPMLDDALGGWRSALGAWSALALLALAAWVVGARGFDRPGTTAPAAATKGRSLLRSKLAWTVTLFFGTQSFLAYVVLGWLPEVLIDNGTSETRAGLLLGLISLIAVPISLIVSPLAARRDSQSGWIVGLGTLGMTGMVGLLIAPAAAPLLWSVLVGLGMSVFSLALTVIALRARDTQDTVSLSGMAQGFGYLLAGVGPFMFGLLHHASGGWTVPWLMMLAVYLVQTSAGALAGRNRYV; encoded by the coding sequence ATGGCAGCCGGCGGCGCCCTGCTGACCGTCGCGGTGGTGTTGACCGCGCTGAACCTCCGCCCTGCCATCACCAGCGTGGGCCCGCTGCTCCCGGAGATGCGGGGAGCCTTGGGCGCCTCGGACACCTGGGCCGGTGTCCTGACCACCCTGCCCGGTCTGTGCTTCGCGGCAGCCGGCCTCGCCGCGCCGTGGTTGTCCCGACGGATCGGATTGGCCCGTACCGTTTCGGCAGCGCTGCTCACACTTGTTGCCGGACTGCTGATCCGGGTCTGCGATGGCGCCTTGGTCGTGCTCGGCGGAACACTGATCGCGACCGCCGGAATCGCGTTGATCAACGTGCTGATCCCGGTGATCATCCGCGGATCCTTCCCGGCGCAGGTCGGGCTGATGACCGGGATCTACACCGCGGCGCTACAAGGGGGAGGAGCACTGGGCTCCGCGGTCACCCCGATGCTGGACGACGCGCTGGGAGGCTGGCGATCGGCGCTGGGCGCGTGGAGTGCGCTGGCGCTGCTGGCGCTGGCGGCATGGGTGGTGGGGGCCCGCGGATTCGATCGGCCCGGCACCACCGCACCCGCGGCCGCGACGAAAGGCCGATCGCTGTTGCGCAGCAAGCTGGCCTGGACCGTCACCTTGTTCTTCGGCACCCAGTCGTTCCTCGCCTACGTGGTGCTGGGCTGGCTACCCGAGGTGCTGATCGACAACGGCACAAGCGAAACGCGCGCGGGCCTGCTGCTCGGCCTGATCTCGCTGATCGCCGTGCCGATCAGCCTGATCGTCTCGCCGCTGGCCGCCCGCCGCGACAGCCAAAGCGGATGGATCGTCGGACTGGGAACGCTCGGCATGACCGGCATGGTCGGTCTGCTGATCGCGCCCGCGGCCGCACCGCTGTTGTGGAGCGTACTGGTGGGGCTGGGGATGAGCGTTTTCTCGTTGGCGCTCACCGTGATTGCGCTACGTGCCCGCGATACGCAGGACACCGTGAGCCTGTCGGGGATGGCGCAGGGTTTCGGCTACCTGCTCGCCGGCGTCGGCCCGTTCATGT